A single genomic interval of Gossypium raimondii isolate GPD5lz chromosome 11, ASM2569854v1, whole genome shotgun sequence harbors:
- the LOC105802025 gene encoding PRA1 family protein B4 — MSASVPAALPISGTEPVETQPPVAISAFRAFLSRLNDSLRNSLSERRPWPELADRSTFSKPESFSDATLRIRKNYSYFRVNYLMVIGVTLAFSLIFHPFSLLLLLGLLFSWIILYLFRPADQPLIIFGRTFSDRETLGILVIFSIFVIFLTSVGSLIISAIMLGFGLVCAHGAFRAPDDLFLDDEEPAATGFLSFIGGAASNAVTATVPTISNTRI; from the coding sequence ATGTCCGCCTCAGTTCCCGCCGCCCTCCCTATCTCCGGTACCGAACCCGTCGAAACCCAGCCACCCGTCGCCATCTCTGCATTTCGCGCTTTCCTTTCCCGCCTTAATGATTCCCTACGCAACAGCCTCTCAGAGCGCCGTCCTTGGCCTGAACTTGCTGACCGGTCCACCTTCTCCAAGCCGGAATCTTTCTCCGACGCTACCCTCCGTATCCGCAAAAATTACTCCTATTTCCGAGTCAATTATTTGATGGTCATTGGCGTCACCCTTGCATTTTCGCTTATTTTCCACCCATTCTCCCTTCTCCTCCTTCTAGGGCTTCTCTTCTCTTGGATCATCCTTTACCTCTTCCGCCCTGCCGATCAGCCTCTTATCATCTTCGGTCGCACCTTTTCCGACCGTGAGACCCTTGGGATCCTTGTCATCTTCAGTATCTTTGTGATTTTCCTCACCTCTGTTGGATCTCTTATCATTTCCGCTATTATGCTTGGGTTTGGTCTTGTTTGTGCTCATGGCGCCTTCAGAGCTCCCGATGATCTCTTCTTGGATGACGAAGAACCAGCAGCCACCGGTTTCTTGTCCTTCATCGGTGGCGCTGCCTCGAATGCCGTTACCGCCACGGTTCCTACTATTTCTAACACACGTATATGA